Sequence from the Panicum virgatum strain AP13 chromosome 5N, P.virgatum_v5, whole genome shotgun sequence genome:
ATGTAATTAACAGTTTGTAGAGGTGAAGTGTATCGTGATCTACATGCCCTATGGTAAAGATGAAGTGTTGAAGGACACATCCGTCTgcatatctattatcttattatttaacggagcctccacgttcgctctcaaagtctagaaaattggaaaaaaaaaattgaaaaataaaaattacccaccactgccattacgataaaattAGCCTAATATACAtgtgtgcctaattaaaaatcacccaccaataccattatgaaaaattaaatataaaatacaaatTAGTTGTGTATCAGTTATAAATATATAcaattaataaaaactaaagctaacaacaatcagtcaaaaaacaagaaataaaaattaaccaccagtccaccactgccattacgataaaaattagcctaaaatacccgtgTGCCTaactaaaaatcacccaccaatgccattatgaaaaataaatagaaaatgtcatttagctatgtatcagttacaaacatatactattaataaaaactaaagctaacaacaataaatcaaaataaaacgagaaaaaaataattatatgcataatattattaaagctcaacaaatcagattgttattataggtagatcatatttgaattgttttatccaacaataagacataatttacgctAATGAACATGGTAATATATGGTAAAAAAGTAGTATAATATTTAAGTAaagatacaacgacatgcaaatttttgaatttctaatactagccgcgcaaatgcgcgggctatacgcctagttcttCAAAAAACTGTAAATGCATGGCAGCAGCACTGATCTATCTCTGTTGGCATTTGGGATGTTGGGAAATGTAACAGGATGCGAAAGGCATGCAAACGACCGAACAGGACAGGATGGAGAACCAAAACTGAATTCCATTCGTATTAGCTGATCGGCTGGTGAACACAGCAAGAGCTACCATGTTCTCTCTGACGAAACCACATTGCAGTACTGGAACTACACAAGCTTGTTCATAACATCAATCCTTACCTTTTGAAGTACTTACTACACTCAGTTGAACTGAGAGATGTCGCTGACAGAAAGCTGCACGCTCCTCTACCTAGCTATCTGAAACATGCAAGATCGAAAGAAAAACCCTCCGCATGTACTCCCACCCAAGGAAAGGAAATCTGTATGTACGGTTCATCAGCCTGGTGACCCGCGTCAGGAGATGATGCTTCAGAGTTCAGATGGCGGTGCCATGCCCTCGATGGTCACCCGACGACGTCCTGGTTCGTCCACTCAATGTGGCTCAGCCAATCTTCAACATATTCGATCACCTTACGCTCCTTTTCCTCGTTGTAACGCAAAATCTGCGGAGTCAGATCTGCGTGCAAAACAGCAGTAATAATTAAGGTGGTGCTAGTCGTATCATGAGCACTCCTATATTGCTGAACCGGTTCAGCAATTGCATGCAAACAGATATAATCCAAATAAATGGTAGTAAAATCAGAGACATGAATCAGAATCTGGGCAAGAGGAACAAGTGGTACCAGTAGTAACAGAATCTTGACTAACagcaagtgcaaaagttcagaGCAATTTTATTCTGCACCAAGCAAGCGTGATTGGTAAATATGCCTAGTAAATGGTGAGTAGTAGCTGTTGTGCTGACTAGTATCATCTTCAGTTTAATTCAGATTTCAGAGTAGTAAAAGTTCAGAGCAGTTTAATTCAATCCTAACCTAAGCACGCAGTTACAATTTCGACTGCAAATATAACAGAGTGGTAATATCTAGGAATGGTGATTTGTATATGCAATCTTCAAACAGAATCCACAACTTACTGAAGTAAAAGAATATGGGTAATCAATGCAACTTCAGTACTCATCGGAAAATAATCTAGCAGACTGTGAGCATGAATAATGATGAATCCAGTGTGTGTATGTATCATGTATGTACTCGTACCAGGTTCGGGCGGCACCCAGGCCTCGACGAAGCGGGAGGATAGGTATCCACCATCCACCATGTCGATCGGAGCATCGTCTATGACGCATTCGTCGCAGGCCACGACCCGCCTCGCGCGCACGTCCAAGCCGAAGAGCCGCGTGCCGTGGAAGAAGTAGGCGACGCCGTGGTTGTCGGGGTCGACGAGGGCGAGGTTGGGCACCTTGTCCggcggcaggccggcggcgacgtaGCTGTCGTGGGCCCAGATGTCGGCGAAGGGCGCCTCGTACTCCAACTCCCAGGTGTTGGTGGGGTTGGGGCCGGCCTGGTCGACGAGCGTCCACATCCTGACGGTGGGGTCGTTcgggggctccgcggcggcggcggcagtgtcgTAGTTGAAGCCGAGGATCTCGACGTATCGCAGCTTGCCCTCGCTGGGCCTGATGAAGCGGCGCTGGTCGAGGAACTCGCGGGTTCTTTGCCAGCCGTGGAAGTTGTTGCGCTCTACCTCCACTCCCTGCAGGGCGCAGCCCTCCGGGAGCGGGACGAGGCGCAGGTGCGGGGCGTCGTCGAAGGGGTTGCAGACGACCATCCCGTAGGCGACGTCGACCCACCAGAGGAGGCGAGGAGCCCGTCGTGGGCGAGGACGCCGTGGGCGCCCCAGCGCTTGTGCTCCGGGGCGGAGGCGAGCTGCTTGGTGGCCCAGCGGCGTGTGGCGGTGGAGTAGAAGAGGATGAAGCCGTGGCGGGTGGCGGGGGCAGGGTGGAGCTGCGCGATCATGAAGTGGCCGGTGCGGTCCGGGTCGGCGATGAGGCCGATGCTGCGGCGCGGGCAGAGGTCGAGGCCGCCGAGCGGGCAGGCGTCGGGGCCGCCGAGCTCGGAGGAGGGCACGGCGGGGAGGCGCTGGGCGGTGCGGGAGCGGGCGTCGCAGAGGAAGTACTCGGGGCGGTTGATGCGGGCGCTGCCCCAGGCGGCCTTGACGAggaggcgggcggaggaggagtcggcgaCGAGGATGATGGGGAAGAAGCTGGTGAGGTTGGCGCGCAGCACCAGggtggaggcgcgcggcgggtcGTGGAGGTCGAGCAGGAGGTCGCGGCCGCGGAGGATGCGGCGGTGCCGCTCGTCCCCGGGGCGGTGCGGCCCGCCTGTGATGGTAGAGAGGGCCACCCACCGGCAGCGCTGAGGCGACTCGTCGGATGGCTCCTCCGGCTGCTGGCGAGCGCGCGAGGACTCGGCGGCTTCGGGCGGCGCCGACATGGCTGGGCTGGGAGGGTGGTGGCGACTGGCGAGTGGGTTGGTTTGGTtggatttgaattttgaattgaatTGATCCGCTACTAGGCGCTAGAGGAAGGGGATGATGGATTTATATAGGAAGGAAGGCAGGCGTGAGGAGCAAGTTGGTGTGCCGTGCCCGTGCGTCGTCGACGTGCAGCTGGCGACGgggggctctgctccgctccgctccgccgctTGCCAGCTGTGATTGGTGGGTCCGGGTGATGTCACCCAAACaaggcgcgtttagttcccccgGCAAAAATTTTTGGAGGTCAAATCAGCAATTTGACCGGATGTCGGGAggacttttcggacactaattaaaaaactaatttcagaactcacttggaaaccacgagacgaatcttttgaggcctttgaccgcgtcattagcacatgtgggttactgtagcacttatggctaatcatgcactaattaggcttaaaagattcgtctcgtcatgtacatccaaactgtgtaattagttttgttatttaattacatttagtgcttcatacatgtgattaaaggggaggtgaaaatttttgggtgaaaatttttgggaacaaCGCGCCCGGAATGCGAGGGCGAGTGAAGCGCCGATgcatgccttttttttttgagcgtaGAGATGCATGCCTCATTGGCCCAATAGTCTGATCGAAGTTGGCCGGGCCATGACTGGCTCAAAAGGAGCCCAAAGAAATGGAGCTGCAAAGCATACTCCAGAGAGTATTACAAATCTTAAAAACCTGTTTTTTTAAAACTCGATCACCAAAAATCGCGTTTGCAAATGtgttggttcgttaaggattgtgcatagttcataaagccctagggaaaattatgggagttttgctaggtggctatctatttatggtttatttatacctgacttccagcactttatatttttgtcaaaccttacttttgtgcacaatcaatcCTTAAATTCTGTAACTACGCACCTatgctaaggtaagaaggtaaggatcctcagtcagctgagggagtctgaccttcccgtcggtgatgcgagccgaacgctgccctcaagcagtgatttacttgaggtgctgccaatatatcaaCTATTGgttgattatattgggagtaaagtatgctcagtcagctgagggagtctgaccttcccgtcggtgatgcgagccgaacgctgtgctcaagcagtggcctacttgagctgctgccaatataccgaccatcagtcgattatattgggagtaaagaaaCTCGTGAATACATTATCTCGATGGCGTATggtaacgttggccatacggcggaaaattGTATGGCTACCGTTTCTATAGCgaacggtaatgtatgggtgaatatgtgggcaactgcatatgcgttacccatgtggcgtaggacacatgggggccgttcgtgagtgctggcacgaagggtccagtcgtgaaTATTTATATATCTTTATGCTGTTCATttcctgcaggtacgctaactccgATTTTGATAGGTTAAGAACGAATAGAATTCGGttaaatatatatagggagagacgtaatttgTGCCaagccaccggtgctaaccccgtaagtccaaagttatttggcagttgttttgttttgtgaggGCGtataggacgtgcatgcattaTGGCATATCTTGGTTTAGTTGATTGCCTTTCTTGTTATGTTGTTGTACTAAACTGTGTTGCTCTTGCCTGATTGTCCTCCTAGGTTTTCTGTTGTAGTAATGTGACCGACGTAATCTGCTAGTTTGATTTTGAGTTGAGAAAGTCTTTTGTAAGTTAGTGGCTTTGGGTCTTGAGTGAACCTTACCGTTGATCTTAACCTGTAAATCGATCCAACACTTGATCAATGCCTTGAATCTAT
This genomic interval carries:
- the LOC120672853 gene encoding uncharacterized protein LOC120672853, with the protein product MSAPPEAAESSRARQQPEEPSDESPQRCRWVALSTITGGPHRPGDERHRRILRGRDLLLDLHDPPRASTLVLRANLTSFFPIILVADSSSARLLVKAAWGSARINRPEYFLCDARSRTAQRLPAVPSSELGGPDACPLGGLDLCPRRSIGLIADPDRTGHFMIAQLHPAPATRHGFILFYSTATRRWATKQLASAPEHKRWGAHGVLAHDGLLASSERNNFHGWQRTREFLDQRRFIRPSEGKLRYVEILGFNYDTAAAAAEPPNDPTVRMWTLVDQAGPNPTNTWELEYEAPFADIWAHDSYVAAGLPPDKVPNLALVDPDNHGVAYFFHGTRLFGLDVRARRVVACDECVIDDAPIDMVDGGYLSSRFVEAWVPPEPDLTPQILRYNEEKERKVIEYVEDWLSHIEWTNQDVVG